From Miscanthus floridulus cultivar M001 chromosome 15, ASM1932011v1, whole genome shotgun sequence, the proteins below share one genomic window:
- the LOC136507492 gene encoding uncharacterized protein, protein MGAAWGLGSGREGRRGGAAEGPAGAVNLPLLDEDGERRQGATSAATGRGGAAGRAGRPSVGRWGARGGQARSGGRAMVVVEARGDRGARAAVGRAGLPGSGRLGAQQRAHDGGASGDGGGGAGRPGSGQPARAAAGARRRGAWNIAM, encoded by the exons ATGGGGGCGGCCTGGGGGCTAGGGTCGGGGCGAGAAGGCCGGCGAGGGGGAGCCGCTgaagggccggccggggcggtcaacctccccttgctcgacgAAGACGGGGAACGGAGGCAGGGCGCGACCTCGGCCGCCACTGGGCGTGGTGGGGCGGCGGGGCGCGCTGGGCGGCCGAGCGTGGGGCGGTGGGGCGCGCGGGGTGGCCAGGCGCGCAGCGGCGGGCGCGCGATGGTAgtggtggaggcgcggggcgACCGGGGTGCACGCGCGGCGGTGGGGCGCGCCGGGCTGCCGGGCTCGGGGCGGCTAGGCGCGCAGCAGCGGGCGCACGACGGCGGGGCTAGCGGCGacggtggtggaggcgcggggcgGCCGGGCTCGGGGCAGCCGGCGCGCGCAGcagcgggcgcgcggcggcggg gtgcatggaatattgcaatgtag